The genomic interval TTCTCTCGCAGCGTCTGTGAGTGTAACCTCATTCAATTTAACTGCTGTCTTTTCAACTATCCACAGTCTGTATCCAGCATTCATGGCAGCTGTCCCTCTGTCATAAGACATTAGACTGTCCCCTTTGATCTTCACACAGTGCCAAATAGTCAAATCTTGTCCAAACTGGTCTTCAAGTGTACAATTTAtgtctgttttcatttgtccTTATCTAGATTGCTTTTCTGTTTGTCCTTTCTTCATGCCTTTCAAGATGCAGTGACCTGGGTGTGCAGCAGTCTGAAATGTCATGTTTAGTTCTGTCCTTTTCCATACAGGAACTATGCCATTTTTCAGGACAAAGTCTTTATGACAAGTCATCTATCAATGTCATGACTTTCTCTACCCTATTCATAGTGACCTACTTTCAGGAGCTCCTTACTGCTTGCTGTAAAACACACTTGACAGCATTTTACCCCCACCAAGGTCTTCTGTATCTGGGTAAATAGAATCCTGTTTTCCATGCCACTTTACAATCCATGTATCCATGATACAAAGAATACCCTTGTCCTTCAACTCTTTCTGCCCCATGACAGCcatctgtttgtctgtgtgtatgtgggATGGTGTTTGTAATTGACTTTTAGGTCTCTGGAGGGTCTTGAAGAGTCATTATGGCACACTGAATCCCACACAAGGGCCTTGGTAGTTTACACACTTCCCTCCAGGCATCATATTCCGTGTCATACTCCAGCACATTTGTTGTACACACCTCCTGTCCTTCCTGCCATTTCCTGCCTCCGAACATAAGCACACGTTTGCCCCCTGTTGCGGTCAAACCATAACAGAAGCGGTCATTCAATAGGGGCTTTAGACGGGTCCACTGGTCTTGCTCAGGACTGTAGCGTTCAATGTCACAGAAGGGCTCATACATTCCCAAAAAGGTGTAAATTCTTCCCCTCACTGTTGCCATCTGGTGGCCAAATCTGGCAATGGACATGTTACAACGTCTCTGCCAGGCATCCCCCTCAACAGAATTCAGAAAGAGCACCTCTTTGCTACTCTCTGGGTTGTTGATATGAATGCCACCGGAGATGAAGATTCCTGTTTCAATAGTGGCACAGGCATGTCCATGAACTGAATATGGTAGGGATACACCACTGCGCCAGCACCCTTCATTCATATTGTACCTTTCCACAGATGACAAAGCAGGCTCACCTCTCTGGCCCCGTCCACCAATAGCAAAAATAACACCTTCTATCACACAGCAGGCAAACTGTGCCCTCTTCTGCAAGAGTGGTTCCATCTCCTCCCACTGCTCAAACCGTGGGTCATAGCGCCACACCTGGTCAGTGACAGTCATCACAGCACTCTTCTCGTTCTCCTCATTCACCTGCACCACCTCACCACCTAGTACAAATAAGAAGTTCCCAACAACGCATACTCCCTGGTGCTGTATCTTATTCGGTAAGGATGCTGAAAGTGGCTGGAATTTCTTGCTGTGAGGTTCGTAGGTTAGGATTTGATTCTGGGGTCTGTTTGCTTCTGGTCCTCCCCCTACCAGAAGAATCTTGTTCGTGGCTCTTAGGCTCGTGTGGACACTTTGTAGTAGAGGTTGTAAGGAACCCTGAAGGTGGTAGTTAAGTGCTTTCTGCACTACGCTGTGGATGAAAGGTGTACGTAGAGCAGGTTTAAGTGCACTAAGTTGAGACAGCTCTTCAGGTGGCACCAAACCAAATCGGATTCGACTGAGCAATGCATTACTTTGCAGGGCAGATTGCGGTTTGCACTCTAGCCAGTCCAAAACCATCTGTAGAATATCTGTCTCCTTGACTCCTGGCATCTCCTCAGCTACAAGCACCTCTTGCAGAGAATCAAGGTTTAACTCCATTAGCTCAGCCTTGTATTCCTCAGTTGCAAGTATTCTGCACATGTTTCTGGCAATGAAAGAGTTGCTGTCATTGAATGCTTCAGAAAGGCCATAGCATGCTGCTATGTTAGCAAAGAAGCAGCAATTGTCAGGAGCAATGCTTTCTGAGATGTAATGAGTGCAAAGATCCACAGCATGGGTGATCTGTAGATAGCAAGCAGCCTGCAGTGTGACCTCTAAAGTGGAGGGTGACAGTGAGATCCATGAGGTGTAGATGAAGTCCAGTATCTGCTCAAGGCCCAGAGATGACAGGGCTGGCAAGCTGATATTGCGGGTACCGGATTCCAGAGTGTAGTCTTGGAACATGGACCAGAAGTAGTCACTGGAACAGGCTAGTAAAGTGCGATGAGCAGGGAACTCCACACCTTCCGCCTCCAAAACAACATCACACATTCGACCCTCCAGACGCAAGCTCTGGTACCGAGACAGAACACCTTCTCCATGACTGCTGCTGAGCATCAGGTAATAATTCATCACTAGTAGAGGAAGGGAGAGAGATAAAGAAGACCAGGGTCAGGAACAGGTGAGTTAGGATTGAAAAGTAAGTTAAAGCAAGAAAGGAAGATAAAGAGGCACAGGTGGCTAGGTCGTCTTGCTCCTGCAATAGTCATCAAAATGAAAGAGAACGGAAGGAAGAAAAGGTCAGTACACCAGCCGTGTCTGTTGGGATGTGGTCCATGACTTGTGCAGGCATCAAATGCGTAAACTTGCAAAGGGGAGGGTCAACCATTGCTCCTCCACCCAGTGGGCAGCCTCCAAACCTCTTGCCTCAACAAGATAGGCATGTGTTTTCTACCAGATCTCTGAAAGGGAGGGGAAAATGGATGGGCAGACATTTTGGGGCCACAGGGGGTAAACACAACCTCGAGCTAGTTGCCCTTTCTCTTTAGTTAGATGGGAACATCGAGAGCAGGAGAGATCATGCCGGGGGTTTATTATGATATGCAGATCTGAAGTCATCCCTTGATAAATAAAGGAGTTAGTCAGAACTGTGGATTTCTGTCTGTCGCCACCAGAAGCCATATCTCACCAAGGTGACAGAAATAGAAACTCAGAGTTTATCAGAGGGACAGTCAGGACACAGTCTAgccaaaaagagaaagagagaggattGATAGAGTGAGAATCCCGCCTATGAGAACCGTAGGGAGATTGTTCAGACAAAGTCAGGAAGGcacaaagaagaaaaagacaaagaaataaAGTTTGTTTGCAGTGTATGAATGTGACTAACATGAGACCACAGAGATTGACTTATGTTGGCTAGATTACTGATGAGTGAGGTTGATTCATAGACCTGAATTTGTGTGTAAGTGTGATCCACAGCGAAAAGGACACATCCCACCCTCGTGAACATCGTACACTTCATTCTCCCTGAATAGCTACTGGCTCAAAGCTGGGATAGGGCAGCATCAGGCCAGGTTGCAGAGGGGGTATTAAGTATAAGAGCGGGGGGTGATTATGATAAAGCTTCTCGTATCATTCTCACACCCTCTGTTTATGGTTTCTCCACTGTCTAGCATTTGCAATACAATACTAGATGTATTGCAAATGCTAGGCAGTGGAGAAACCTCTATCGAGGTAATTGGTAACTGGAGTGTGAATTCACTATCACTCAAGTGCAACTGCAACAGGGTCATGATGAATCATATGGGGGCATGTTTGTGCGCTACTTGTCTCAGGGAAGTGATTTTGTAGACACTGTTTGTACTGCCAAATCCTGTGCTCACCTTACAACCCCAATCGCTTTAAAATGAGTAATTGGCCTTTTAGGGATCTTGGCATGTCTTTACACTCTGCATCGTTTTGCATcagcaaatatatatttaaactcaCCATACAACTGCAGTGGTCTAAATTAGATGCATTAACTATGCTGCACTTTTTATATTTCGTCAACAAAACCAGACTCCACTTCATTGCATGCTTTAAGGTCTTTTGCAGGATCATACTCGCTTCCACCACTGCAAAATCTATAAATAAGACTTATGATAAACTACTTTACACCTGATGGGTTTATTGGTGCATTTAATTACATATACAGATGATTTATGTGCCTAAACACTTTGTGAGTATGTTTGTGTTCTCTGGTCTCCCTGTTTTGAACCTTCAGTCAAGAAATCCGTCAGACCTGAGTGGCGTTCTAAATATAACAGTGTCTGTTCTTCCTGTTAGGGGTTTTGTTTGGCCCTAGTGGTCATGGTGAACTATTTTGATAAGCTGGTAAGCATAAAGCTTTAGGTAAGAAAATCCTTTTAATTAACACACATATTTCATAGATATACAATTTGAAATGTATAACGGAAAGCATATGATGGCACAGAAAAACCTGTATCAAGAAACCGGCGGAAGTTGAGGTATGCTGAGCATTTCAGTGAGAAGTTTTATAGCtacagactctctctctctctctctttgcattgcattatgggtAATGAGGGAATTATAAAGACTTTGTTGATTAGTTGGACAGCTGCTCACTCTGTCTGTGTTCCAGGCACCCCTGCCAGATGCTTAATCCTGAAATATTCCATTCTATTTCCACATGATTGATAAGTCCTGTTCCACTATTGTACTCACTATCTTTTGTAGTGTTTTGTGGCCATTTCTTTGCTCTCCTAGGTTTTGCCAAATGGATAACCAGTCAAATTTTTTGAACACATAATTATTTGGTACTACTATTTTTCATACTATGTGCTATTTTAGAATAAAAGCGAAGTTTTCAAAACTATGAaactacaaattaaaatatgcaaattacaCAAAATAAAGATTCTTCAAAGTTGCCACCCTGCACACTTTTCCAGCCAACTTCATGAGGTGCATCCTGGGAAGCTTTTCCAACAGGCTTGAATGTATTTCCATGTACGCGGAATACTTGTTGGTTGTTTATCTTTCACTTTGCATTCAACTCATTTCACAAAACTTTGTCTTAAATCCAGTCAGACAtttgtatttgtgcttttttctacaatacacattgtttcaaagcaaacTTACAGAAAATAGAGCCTTACAATTTAAAGAAATACATATTTAGACACAACTTATCTGCATTATGTTTCCCAGGTTTTGACTGATAGCTCTTAATGCAGACTGACTCTAATCTAAGGAGCAATACATGTTCTTTAATAAGGACACTTTCACCAAAGGTCATGACACCTGCTGCTAGTAAACTACAGATTACAGATCACTGTAGATCCCAGAGCAGTACAGACACTTATGATGTGATTTACAGCCGAGGAGATGAGCAGCTTTACACTGTTAAACTGATCCCGGTTTATGTACATAACAAACTGATAGTGCGGCATTTGAAATCCAGTTCTATTTGTTCAAGGATAACAAGTGCTGGCTTCCTCCTACGGGTTTGCTCTTGGAGAGAACGTGaaatcatgttttattatgcaacaGCCTACTCATGTACTGCAACACACAAGAACAAAGCCATAGATAAAGAAAGAGTAGGGAGCGAAAACAAGCCTGCAGCATGGGCCGTTTTAAGTAGGGCTGTCAATCTGagaaaaattaatcaaattatatGCATGACTTTCTGattaattaatacaatttatcGCAATTATTTGCTTAATAATCCCTCTAGATGTAAAATGTATTGGAAGAACGTTGATTTTATGGTGTCATATTTTAACGAGTTAAGACAGAATCTGGTTAAAGAATGGAGGAATTTTaagatgaatcaatgtcttcagtcTCATATATTCTGTTTTATGACTCATTGATGGTAGTAGGAGAATACAGAACTACTATAAAATcaatcttaaagggacagttcacccatgagggtgagtaaatgacagaattttcatttttgggtaaactatccctttaagttaagCACACAGTACATTTTTAAGCACAAAATACAGAATAGGATGCAGGGAGGTTTAAACAGTGATGACCTATTTTAGACAGACTAAACCATGGTTCAGAGCTTTGAATTGCTCAATTCCCATCAGTCTTTGCTTCGATAGAATCCACCCCCTTTCTTCATTCTCAGGTCAGTTTGTAGTGTCATCATTAAGTCTTGCCATTGATTCCGTTGCGACCGATTCTCTGGGATTTTGTGGTAAATACATGAATCTGATTGAATGGAGACCGTAACCAAAGCCTTGGATAAAATGGGGGTGGAGTCACCTGTGAAAATGAGAATTTTGTTAAACAGGTTTACaagcaataaaaacagtataatcTCAAGATagtaaaatttgtttttaattctgtCACACAGAGTGGGTCACAGCACATGTTTTGCGCTATAATAGGAAGGACTTGTGAGGCATGCTGGGACTGCACACAACAGACGGACTTTCACTGCCCCactgatctgtggggtattaaTAGAGCCTGATTCACCCTCATACCCCATTACACAGCTACTCACACACTCCAGCACTGACATATGCATGCTAACACACGTGCAAACTACTTTTACAGCTACTGACCCCATGTGGTCATTTGTGTTAACAGCATGGGGCCTTTCTAAATGATTTCAGTGATGTGGCGCATTTAGAAAACCAaatgcttt from Ctenopharyngodon idella isolate HZGC_01 chromosome 23, HZGC01, whole genome shotgun sequence carries:
- the LOC127506029 gene encoding kelch-like protein 34, translated to MNYYLMLSSSHGEGVLSRYQSLRLEGRMCDVVLEAEGVEFPAHRTLLACSSDYFWSMFQDYTLESGTRNISLPALSSLGLEQILDFIYTSWISLSPSTLEVTLQAACYLQITHAVDLCTHYISESIAPDNCCFFANIAACYGLSEAFNDSNSFIARNMCRILATEEYKAELMELNLDSLQEVLVAEEMPGVKETDILQMVLDWLECKPQSALQSNALLSRIRFGLVPPEELSQLSALKPALRTPFIHSVVQKALNYHLQGSLQPLLQSVHTSLRATNKILLVGGGPEANRPQNQILTYEPHSKKFQPLSASLPNKIQHQGVCVVGNFLFVLGGEVVQVNEENEKSAVMTVTDQVWRYDPRFEQWEEMEPLLQKRAQFACCVIEGVIFAIGGRGQRGEPALSSVERYNMNEGCWRSGVSLPYSVHGHACATIETGIFISGGIHINNPESSKEVLFLNSVEGDAWQRRCNMSIARFGHQMATVRGRIYTFLGMYEPFCDIERYSPEQDQWTRLKPLLNDRFCYGLTATGGKRVLMFGGRKWQEGQEVCTTNVLEYDTEYDAWREVCKLPRPLCGIQCAIMTLQDPPET